A single Anopheles arabiensis isolate DONGOLA chromosome 2, AaraD3, whole genome shotgun sequence DNA region contains:
- the LOC120893368 gene encoding apyrase-like has protein sequence MWTVPALLRFGICLTVTAVCGVCCAAASEQGVLISKTWRAEKSDDPLYPLTIIHLNDFHARFEETNTVSTRCKPDEGERCIGGYARVVSRVKSLQQEYADRNPIYLNAGDSFQGTIWYTLLRWNVTAYFLNLLPADAMTLGNHEFDHGVEGLVPFLGAIDSPMLVANIDDREEPTLQGKYQRSVVLERGGRKIGIIGVIHHATDTLSMTDRVRFLDEVQCINQEATALKQLGVDIIVVLSHCGFTIDQQIARECPDVDVVVGGHSHTLLHTGTVADWPDVPAGSYPFVVEQAAGRRVLIVQAGSFTKYLGHLVVYFDERGEAVRWEGNTEYLDESFPKDEQIERELVPWRTQVDALAVRPVGVSRVFLSKPACRTGECNFGSFVADAFVDYYVGRGEAEHEWTYAAIGITNDGGLRTSLAPGTLTYEDLVTAIPYENTVDTFELRGQYLLDALEYSASRYDTADVLQFAGLRVVFNLTRPALQRVQRVDVRCRVCRIPRYEPLDVNATYRIAIAAWIGSGGNGYTMFGQHRANVRVGPLDIDVFERYVAKMSPIMQGTDGRMVFVR, from the coding sequence ATGTGGACCGTCCCAGCTCTGTTACGCTTTGGGATCTGTTTGACAGTTACGGccgtgtgtggtgtgtgttgtgcggcCGCCTCCGAGCAAGGTGTTCTGATTAGCAAAACGTGGAGGGCGGAGAAAAGTGACGATCCGCTCTACCCACTGACCATCATCCATCTGAACGACTTTCATGCCCGGTTCGAGGAGACGAACACAGTTTCGACGCGCTGCAAACCGGACGAGGGTGAACGATGTATTGGAGGATACGCTCGGGTTGTCTCCCGTGTCAAATCGCTGCAGCAGGAGTACGCCGATCGGAACCCAATCTACCTGAACGCGGGCGATAGCTTCCAGGGCACGATCTGGTACACGCTGCTGAGGTGGAATGTGACTGCCTACTTTCTGAACCTGCTGCCCGCCGACGCAATGACGCTCGGCAACCACGAGTTCGATCACGGTGTGGAGGGACTGGTACCGTTTCTGGGAGCTATCGACAGCCCCATGCTGGTTGCCAACATCGACGATCGCGAGGAGCCGACGCTACAGGGGAAGTACCAGCGAAGTGTCGTGCTGGAGCGTGGTGGTCGCAAGATCGGAATCATTGGTGTGATACATCACGCGACCGATACGCTCAGCATGACGGACCGGGTCCGCTTCCTGGATGAGGTGCAGTGCATCAATCAGGAGGCGACGGCCCTGAAGCAGCTCGGCGTGGACATTATCGTAGTGCTGTCGCACTGTGGCTTTACCATCGATCAGCAGATTGCGCGGGAGTGCCCGGATGTGGACGTCGTTGTCGGAGGTCATTCGCACACCCTGCTGCACACGGGCACTGTGGCCGATTGGCCGGACGTACCGGCGGGCAGCTATCCGTTCGTGGTGGAGCAAGCTGCCGGCCGCCGGGTGTTGATCGTACAGGCCGGCTCGTTCACCAAGTACCTGGGCCATCTGGTGGTGTACTTTGACGAGCGTGGCGAAGCGGTCCGCTGGGAAGGTAACACCGAGTATCTGGACGAATCATTCCCCAAGGATGAACAGATCGAGCGAGAGCTGGTGCCGTGGCGCACTCAGGTCGATGCGCTCGCCGTACGCCCGGTAGGAGTGTCCAGGGTGTTCCTGTCCAAGCCGGCCTGCCGGACGGGGGAGTGTAACTTCGGCAGCTTCGTTGCGGACGCGTTCGTCGACTACTACGTCGGCCGGGGAGAGGCCGAGCACGAGTGGACGTACGCGGCGATCGGCATCACCAACGACGGTGGCCTCCGGACCTCGCTCGCACCCGGCACGCTGACGTACGAGGATCTGGTGACGGCCATCCCGTACGAAAACACGGTCGATACGTTCGAGCTGCGCGGCCAGTATCTGCTCGACGCGCTCGAGTACAGTGCCAGCCGGTACGATACGGCCGACGTGCTGCAGTTCGCGGGGCTGCGTGTCGTCTTCAACCTGACGCGCCCTGCCCTGCAGCGCGTCCAGCGTGTGGATGTGCGGTGCCGGGTGTGCCGGATTCCGCGCTACGAGCCGCTGGACGTGAACGCTACCTATCGGATTGCGATTGCGGCGTGGATTGGCAGCGGTGGCAACGGTTACACTATGTTCGGGCAGCATCGCGCCAACGTGCGCGTTGGCCCACTGGACATTGACGTGTTCGAGCGTTACGTGGCCAAAATGTCGCCCATTATGCAGGGAACGGATGGGCGAATGGTTTTTGTCCGGTGA
- the LOC120893366 gene encoding pickpocket protein 28 — translation MAPVFPLHRLPHVAFDKEQRIKATINRERVSFTENLREYCLNTTIHGLKYIGTVSLTLCERAYFFLTFLVVTACSIYFISNVYIKWQSSPIIIGLNPIATHIRNIPFPAVTICNMNQLRREAAERIEQNTLEQTVLQSICSIDGDFNDTQYEGKWSAVKRMLLSATQPCSALLKACRYAKQPERCSEIFQSIFTDEGLCCTFNTLDTVYMFRNATAPSIFPTEVGSNSGRFRPILWTPENGYAEEPSNASYPRFIAGPGVAMGLAMVLDANASDYFCSSTSSVGFKIIFHSPSETPKITDYAQYIPVGTENRIIITPKINDAANQIRKVAQAQRQCVFASEANLSYYSVYSRNNCELECEAKLILENCGCVLYYLPKLYEDTKICSRANARCYEQIRSSIAFTANTSISCSCLPGCFEISYVPDLTTAELQVGRFGIRETLLDNVKDEVYAKENLALVYIFVKDTYYRSFTKGELVGFTDFLSNVGGLLGLFLGFSIISLIEVIYFVTLRPYCAKRKQQRINRKEQNVEANHLTTTRNELLWFGSKPSNTTAIQFLGRPTDADRYDAHDYHLQAGRNTMVKEFATKLKHLVHSRLQQANGWVRNTFRSRRTQLGRGFGQERTGTSYPFYD, via the exons ATGGCTCCCGTTTTCCCATTGCACCGCCTGCCGCACGTGGCGTTCGATAAGG AGCAACGCATCAAAGCGACAATCAACAGGGAGCGTGTCTCGTTTACGGAGAATCTTCGCGAGTACTGCCTCAACACCACCATCCACGGGCTAAAGTACATCGGGACGGTATCGCTGACGCTCTGCGAAAG AGCCTACTTTTTCCTGACCTTTCTCGTCGTCACCGCCTGCTCGATCTACTTCATCTCGAATGTGTACATCAAGTGGCAATCGTCGCCGATCATCATCGGCCTCAACCCGATCGCGACCCACATCCGGAACATTCCGTTTCCGGCCGTGACGATCTGCAACATGAACCAGCTGCGGCGCGAGGCCGCCGAGCGCATCGAGCAGAACACGCTCGAGCAGACGGTGCTGCAAAGCATCTGCTCGATCGATGGCGACTTCAACGACACACAGTACGAGGGGAAGTGGTCCGCGGTGAAGCGGATGCTGCTGAGT GCAACGCAACCCTGCTCGGCGCTACTGAAAGCCTGCCGGTACGCGAAGCAGCCGGAACGCTGCTCGGAAATATTCCAGTCCATCTTCACCGACGAGGGCCTCTGCTGCACGTTCAACACGCTCGACACGGTGTACATGTTTCGGAATGCGACCGCACCGAGCATCTTTCCCACCGAGGTGGGCAGCAACAGTGGCCGATTCCGCCCGATCCTGTGGACGCCGGAAAACGGGTACGCCGAGGAGCCGTCCAATGCGTCCTATCCGCGCTTTATTGCCGGGCCGGGCGTAGCGATGGGCCTGGCGATGGTGCTGGATGCGAATGCGAGCGATTACTTCTGCTCCTCCACGTCGTCGGTTGGCTTTAAGATCATCTTTCACAGCCCGTCGGAAACGCCCAAGATCACGGACTACGCGCAGTACATCCCGGTCGGTACGGAGAATCGGATCATCATCACGCCGAAGATTAACGACGCCGCCAACCAGATACGGAAGGTGGCCCAGGCGCAGCGGCAGTGCGTATTTGCGAGCGAAGCCAACCTGTCCTACTACAGCGTGTACTCGCGCAACAACTGCGAGCTGGAGTGCGAGGCGAAGCTGATACTGGAGAACTGTGGCTGCGTGCTGTACTATCTGCCGAAGCTGTACGAGGATACGAAGATCTGCAGCCGGGCGAATGCGCGCTGTTACGAGCAGATCCGCAGCTCGATTGCGTTCACTGCCAACACGAGCATTTCCTGCTCCTGTTTGCCCGGGTGCTTCGAGATAAGCTACGTGCCGGATTTGACCACGGCCGAGCTGCAGGTTGGTCGATTCGGCATACGCGAGACGCTGCTGGACAACGTGAAGGACGAGGTGTATGCAAA GGAGAACCTGGCGCTGGTCTACATCTTTGTGAAGGATACGTACTATCGCAGCTTTACCAAGGGCGAGCTGGTGGGCTTTACCGACTTTCTAT CGAACGTTGGTGGTTTACTTGGCCTCTTCCTGGGCTTTTCCATCATCTCGCTCATCGAGGTAATCTACTTCGTCACACTGCGCCCGTACTGTGCAAAGCGAAAGCAGCAACGCATCAACCGAAAGGAGCAAAACGTGGAAGCGAATCATTTGACTACTACTCGAAACGAATTACTTTGG TTCGGCTCCAAACCATCCAACACAACAGCGATACAGTTTCTTGGCCGCCCAACGGACGCCGATCGCTATGATGCGCACGACTATCACCTACAAGCGGGACGCAATACAATGGTAAAAGAGTTTGCCACTAAGCTTAAGCATCTTGTACATTCTCGACTGCAACAGGCAAACGGTTGGGTGCGGAACACGTTCCGTTCGCGGCGGACTCAGCTCGGGCGCGGCTTCGGCCAGGAGCGCACTGGAACGTCCTACCCTTTCTACGACTGA
- the LOC120893369 gene encoding mitochondrial fission process protein 1 — protein MSITEKDLYRDTPVRYLGYANEIGEAFRPVIKKIFVHASYAVAISYVLADTADKSKKQYDKPEILGGGFRGAAVASGDTLLWQMFASVIIPGFTINRICWLSKAALKANKVKGPVGKWGPTLLGLLAIPFIIHPIDSAVDYAMDNTYRKYVK, from the exons ATGTCAATTACCGAGAAGGATCTGTACCGGGACACTCCGGTGCGCTATCTAG GATACGCGAACGAGATTGGAGAAGCCTTCCGACCGGTCATCAAGAAGATCTTTGTGCATGCGAGCTACGCGGTGGCGATCAGCTACGTGCTAGCGGATACGGCCGACAAGTCCAAGAAGCAGTACGAT AAACCGGAAATACTGGGTGGAGGATTCCGTGGAGCGGCCGTTGCATCCGGCGACACGCTGTTGTGGCAAATGTTTGCCTCCGTCATCATACCCGGATTTACCATCAATCG GATCTGCTGGCTGTCGAAAGCGGCCTTGAAAGCGAACAAGGTCAAGGGACCGGTCGGCAAGTGGGGACCGACGCTGCTCGGCCTGCTGGCCATTCCGTTCATCATCCATCCGATCGATAGTGCGGTTGATTATGCGATGGATAACACCTACCGAAAGTATGTTAAATAA
- the LOC120893367 gene encoding apyrase-like, translating to MISLPWLLTVCCALAVVGRCTVLHQSVDSASGVLIAKQPSVSEQLFPLTIIHLNDFHARFEETNTVSTRCKPDEGERCIGGYARVVSRVKSLQREYADRNPIYLNAGDNFQGTLWYSLLRWNVTAHFLNLLPADVMTLGNHEFEHGIGGLVPFLDVIDSPVVVTNIDDREEPTLQGKYTKSVVLERGGRKIGVVGVIHHLTNTMGMTERLRFLDEVEQLRMEIGRLKEEGVQHIVVLSHCGLEIDRIIARELPDVDVVVGGHSHTFLYNGTADGFPDDPEDTYPIVVEHPEGRTTLIVQAASYAKYVGRITLYFDEEGNIREWEGNPEFLDSSVPQDEEVLAQLAPWREQVNVQANRQIGYSAVMLAKPDCARGECNFGNFITDGYIDYFATEGQKAPKPDQWTEVAIAFNTGGGMRTSLFAGNLTFDDLVTAVPFEDTIDSFDLLGRDLLDVLEHSASRYGTSDTMQMSGMKVTYDLRRPAGSRVVSVSLRCRYCSVPHYEPLDPERVYRVATGAYIRKGGSGYTMIPARATNLLIGPVDIAVLEHYVRKMTPIVSGTEGRITVIAE from the coding sequence ATGATCTCGTTGCCGTGGTTGTTGACTGTCTGCTGCGCTCTGGCCGTAGTTGGCAGGTGTACAGTGTTGCATCAATCGGTAGACTCTGCTTCCGGTGTGCTTATAGCGAAGCAACCCTCAGTGAGTGAGCAGCTGTTTCCTCTGACGATCATCCATCTGAACGACTTTCATGCCCGGTTCGAGGAAACGAACACAGTTTCGACGCGCTGCAAACCGGATGAGGGTGAGCGATGTATCGGAGGATACGCTCGGGTTGTCTCCCGTGTCAAATCCCTACAGCGCGAGTACGCCGATCGCAATCCAATATACCTGAACGCTGGTGATAATTTCCAAGGCACACTGTGGTACTCGCTGCTGCGCTGGAATGTGACCGCACACTTTCTGAATCTTCTCCCGGCGGACGTGATGACACTCGGGAACCACGAGTTTGAACATGGTATTGGTGGGTTGGTGCCATTCCTGGACGTGATCGATAGCCCGGTGGTAGTGACTAATATCGACGATCGGGAAGAACCGACTCTGCAGGGGAAGTACACGAAAAGCGTAGTGCTGGAGCGTGGTGGGCGTAAAATCGGTGTGGTTGGTGTCATCCATCATCTCACAAACACGATGGGCATGACGGAGCGACTCCGATTTCTGGACGAAGTAGAGCAGCTACGGATGGAGATCGGTCGGCTGAAGGAGGAAGGAGTTCAGCACATTGTGGTGCTTTCACACTGTGGTTTGGAGATCGATCGTATCATTGCTCGTGAACTTCCGGACGTCGATGTGGTCGTCGGAGGACATTCTCACACCTTCCTGTACAACGGTACGGCAGATGGGTTTCCGGATGACCCAGAAGATACATACCCGATCGTGGTAGAGCATCCCGAGGGACGCACGACACTGATTGTGCAGGCGGCGTCGTACGCGAAGTACGTTGGACGTATCACGCTCTACTTCGATGAGGAAGGTAACATCCGTGAATGGGAAGGAAATCCAGAATTCCTGGACAGCTCGGTACCGCAGGATGAAGAAGTTCTCGCACAGCTAGCTCCATGGCGAGAGCAGGTCAACGTGCAGGCCAACCGGCAGATCGGTTATTCGGCGGTAATGCTCGCAAAACCCGACTGCGCTCGGGGAGAGTGTAACTTTGGTAACTTTATTACGGACGGGTACATCGACTACTTCGCCACGGAGGGCCAGAAGGCTCCGAAACCCGACCAGTGGACGGAGGTGGCGATCGCGTTCAATACCGGTGGTGGCATGCGAACGTCACTGTTTGCTGGGAATCTCACGTTCGATGATCTTGTGACGGCGGTACCGTTTGAGGATACGATCGATAGCTTTGATCTGCTCGGTCGGGATCTGCTCGATGTGCTGGAGCATAGTGCAAGCCGGTACGGCACATCGGACACGATGCAGATGTCTGGCATGAAGGTGACGTACGATTTGCGCCGCCCTGCCGGGAGCCGGGTAGTGTCGGTGAGCTTACGGTGTCGCTACTGTTCGGTGCCTCACTACGAACCGCTAGATCCGGAGCGTGTCTATCGGGTAGCGACCGGTGCGTACATACGGAAGGGTGGCAGCGGGTACACGATGATTCCTGCGAGGGCTACCAATCTGCTGATCGGTCCGGTGGATATTGCCGTGCTGGAGCATTACGTACGAAAGATGACTCCCATCGTTAGCGGAACTGAGGGACGCATTACCGTTATTGCAGAGTGA